GAGAACATGCTTCAAAACATTTAGGGACATAGAAGGGAAAAATACGTTGGTGACGGAGTCCTAACCCACTTACTGTCTTTTCTTACGCCTCACCACTTGCATTGgccaaagaatatttttttgaaCTTTTGTTCTCTGAGAGAGCACCAGTGAAGATTAACTCATTTTGTTTCAGAGTGGAcgataaaatatttcttttattttgaataatttttccaGTGTTGCTGACATCAGCAGTGTACAATAATTTTGCTAGTAAGCCTGGTTGTATGGCATGGACTACAGTAACTCTTCTTTCTGAATCAGATTATGCACTTAGACaagcagaaagaaggaaaatttttgtgctgctctttCAGTTCATTCTCACTTGTGGCCTGTGATCCCATGTCTTTATAAGTTATGCTCATAAGCATGGACTTTATTTACTCATTGCTGTATGGAGTTTAAGTTAGAGCTGCATtaacatttgaaattaattcaaaattatttctctgggtttttctgttttacattTTGTCTGTACTTTTACTAAGCCCATATAAAATAGCAAAAGGAAGCCCTGTGAAACTCTTTTGAAAAtggcactggaaaaagaattgcAGGACATCACTAACTTCAGCCTGTTCTTAAATTATTATACATCTTTTACTTAATAATGTCTTTTAATTAGAGCATTAGATGGTGTTAAGTGTGTTTGTTTAGCaaagttaattttattaataaattctgAAACTAGATGGGTTTGACAAGGTACCTCTTCCATCAATCTGTTCATTGACTTTAGGCATATATAGGCATATATCTTTTCTTCAAATCTTCATGTCTTTTCATAGGAcattgaaaatgcattttttttaagttgggAATTACTCTCAGTTACTATAAATGGCTGTAGGCCAGGTGAGGCTTAAATGTTTGAGATGGCTTGTAGAAAATGGCAGTATCTTTATAAATGAAGGGTTTCACTATGTATTTTCCTTGTTTAAGATGTGATTTCTATAAGCTTGTGTTGCTGTCAAAGGATAGTCTCGCTGTCAGCTCTGTTCTAAGCAGATGTGGCTGAAAATTGCCTTAAAAATGTACAGGTTTTTACCTGATACAGTTCTTGTTTAGTGTATGCCACTTATGAAAAATGTATCTCTACagtgttttaagaaaaaagctgaaagtGAATTTTCATAGTTTTATGTCTGCTGCCATCTAAGCAGTGGACCCAGTGATGTCACTAGGCATGTGAGTCATTAGAATTACATGGAAGTTTAAGATGACACAGACACTAATGGTAGGAGGATTATGTCTAATGttgatggagctgctgcaaaAATAGGTGTCCCATTTTCTGTGGTCCAGTGATGAATCAGGTACCTGGTCAAGGAAGCTCTGTCAGCTACTTGTGGAATGCTTTTGACTAACTTTCCACGTGTGCTCTGCTAAGTACATGTCCCTCATGGCAAATGTGGCACAGACcagttttttttaagtcaggAGTCAGAGGCTAATTCCAGTTGGCAGTAATGTGCTGTACTGCTGGGTTAGTATGCAGCTTTAAAATTAAAGGGGGATTTTTGTGTGGTAAGTGGCTTTTGCTTATTGAGAATCACTGTTCAATCAGTTACTGGGCTGAAAAGGATGGTAAAAATTTATCtagttaataaataaataaagattgttatttaatttcattactCCTGCACATTTTTTTGCTCTACTGAGGTGTGCAGTTGCCATTGTCTTTGGAGCTCCTAAAATGGTGTACAgttggtgttttctttttatgtggGAAGGGACTGGCATGATGTGAGTGATGGCAGTACTAGCCTGCAAATGGTGTTAGCTGCCATGTCCAGTCAGACCTCAGCTCAGGTGGTCAGAGATATTTATAAAGGTGAAAATGCTGTGTGGAACAGAGCCAAGCTTTTTCCTAGATAAGTCATGGCAATGTGACTCCAAAAATGCATGTCAATTCTGATGCCTTGGTAGCTTCCCTGTGTGCCATGTAGTTCTTTCTGTACAGTTTATGGATAAAAAATGATTCTGTGAGAGGGCAAAAATCTTTCaattctgttcatttttttcaaaagtaaatTACAGGCTCTCTGACAATACATTAAGGAAAAAGTGTTACTTACAAAATAATCTAAATATCATTTATTCTGAACTTCAAACCAAAGTACATTATTTAATTATCTTCTTGTCTTAGCTTGTCGagagtaattattttttcaccttGCCTCATTATGCTTTGTCATTTCATACTAGTATAGTTTTTTCTACCATCTTTGTACTCCTTGCTTTTTCTCCTGTAGAAAACCTTCCTCATCAAACTTTTAGAAAAAGCTTTTAATCATGATTTGACCGTCTGCCTTTGAACCTTCTACCTGAGTTGTTtgtctaattttaaaaaagaaacaaagctgaacaaacttttaaaatttttttattattattttgggaAAATGGAGTGCTGTATTTGAAGACCGTAACTCCATAATCTTAAATGCATAAAGACACCTTTACATTATCTCCTGAACATATCTTTCGGTATGTACGGCAGAGAtatgaaagaatatttaaatgtcCTTGGCTTAAGGAGAGAAGCATAGATGTTCTGCAGCTTTTGGGTGTCAACCAAAGACTGAGTTGTTCTGtggaaattttttttgcttctttttttcctattatccACTACTGCCTGTGAAAACTGTGTTTTTTAGAGTAAAAGTGTTCCATATTTTTGGCTGTTGCAAAAAGTTTGGCTCTGTATCCTGCTTTTCTTAGGGAGTCTCATTTTATTGGATGAATGAAGGtgggagaaaaatatttggagtTTTTGAATgatgtcaaggaagaaaaaaaagtgatgcgATGGGGACCTTAgtgaaatttataaaaatatggGGGCAAGAAGTGCAGAGAAACATTTTGTAACTTTAAAGCATTGtagtagaaaataaaactgatacCTTACCTAGGTATCTTTCTTAGGTATATCAGTTTTAttaataactgaaataaaattgtaaGGGGCATAAAATTATTGAAATAGAGACTCTTGGTAAACCTGTCGGTGTTTTTGATAAACACGTTCAGTGTGTTATCATACAGATTACATTGGAAAAAAGCCTAGAAGATGGAatttaaagaaatgcaaactTTAGGTTTCtcgcatttttaaaaatttaaacataAAAGAAATAAGACATAATAGAATGTACTAGTTTTCAGCTGAGaccaaaaataaataacttccaCATTCAAAGTGGATATGGGGGAAATGTACTGTACAAATGTGCAGTATTTGTACTAAGATTGCTGTTGGACGATTTATTTTAAGGTTGGGAAGGTCCTCCACCACCTCGTGGCTGTGAAGTTTTTGTGGGTAAGATTCCTCGTGATATGTATGAAGATGAACTGGTTCCTGTTTTTGAGAGAGCCGGGAAGATCTATGAGCTCAGACTGATGATGGAATTCAGTGGTGAGAACCGAGGCTATGCTTTTGTCATGTACACCACTAAAGAGGAAGCCCAGCTGGCCATCAAGATTCTTAATAATTATGAAATTCGTCCAGGGAAGTTTATTGGTGTCTGCGTGAGCTTGGACAACTGCAGACTGTTTATTGGAGCGATTCCTAAAgataagaagaaagaagaaatactgaatgaaatgaaaaaagttaCAGAAGGAGTGGTGGATGTTATTGTTTATCCAAATGCCACCGACAAAACTAAAAATCGTGGCTTTGCCTTTGTAGAATATGAatctcacagagcagctgcaatGGCTAGAAGACGACTAATCCCAGGTAAATCTGTAATTAAACGGAGTTTTTATGGAGAGTATCTATTTCCATATTCTTGGGGGATGAGATGGTGGatcatttctgttttccatgcTTTAAGGTGTTTTGAGAGTTACAAAACTGCAGTATTGCCTTTTGGCTAaggatgattttattttttatgttttgtagttgtggggttttttttaacttattttttttaagaagctgTAATTTAGGTGGTTCTGACAATTAAAAGATAGAAATCAGTTTTATGTAATTTAGGTGTTTATGCCAATATGTATTTGCATGGGCACGCATTCAGTTTTCATTTATGTGCACAAGGCTCTGCACTAAAATTCTCTTAAAAGTGAGCTTAGAAAGGATAATGCCTTGAATATGCCTCGTATTTTCTGTGGGTTGTCATGAGTAATGTTATTTTCATTACTATGAAATACATGaatgtttcatattttaaaaaaaggtaggTCTTTAATATTCtactagaaaataattttgaaagaaaaagaataaatatgcAAAAGTATATACAAtgtacaaaatataaaatatataataagtATCAATATAATAATTGTAATAATATGTAATATAGTCAAAATGTAATTGGtgtatatatgtaaaaaaaaaatataaatatatatatgcaaaGTGGTGGGTGAAATACCTCCAGATCACTGAATGTAGAAATAAACCACTATGATACACGAAATCATGGGTTGACATGAATAACAAAGcagatttggttttggttttttcttttagtttggGTTCTGGCATCTGCTGCGACATAGAGTAAGGGTTGTGCTGAAGCTGTACATTTAGATAACTATTTCCAGGTGTTGCCCATGCTTTCTAAAGTGGTAGTATTATTGAAGAGGCTGTGTTTAGTAGCTTTTTAAATCCATTACTTTTGGTCTTCTTTTGTGTGTCTCTATGTGCATGTCACAAAGTCTTTGACAGCTTATGGTGCTTAATGAACCCAAAGGTAACAGAGCACTTGTCATTTTTGCAGAGTCTTATTTACTTTAACAATTTCAGATAAATTTAGCAGATATAGGCAACAAAACCCAGTTTCTAGTGGTATGCATCgtgttttctttttgtagaCATAGGCGATAAGAATGattctgctttcctttgcaTGTTTCTTATTTATATAATACTTCTTTGCTGTAGGAACgttccagccctggggtcataCTATTCAAGTAGACTGGGCAGATCCTGAGAAAGTAGTTGATGAAGAAACTATGCAGAGAGTCAAAGTATTGTATGTGAGAAATCTAATGATATCTACTACAGAGGACAAAATCAAAGCTGAATTCAACAAGTTCAAGCCAGGAGTAGTTGAACGTGTGAAGAAGTTGAGGGACTatgcttttgttcattttttccaCCGTGAGGATGCAGTTGCTGCTATGTCTATAATGAATGGAAAGTGCATTGATGGAGCTAGCATTGAGGTAACACTGGCGAAGCCAGTTAACAAAGAAAGTCCTTGGAAGCAGCATTTTAATGGTCAGATAAGTCCCAGTTCTGAAAACCTCTTAGGGTTTCCTAACAAAGATGATGGTACTCAAAAATCCTTGGGGAAACCAGCAGGTCTTTCAGTTCGTCTGAATGGTCAGCACAGTCCAAGCCCTCCTGAAGTTGAAAGAAGTACATATCCCATTTTTCCAGGAATAAAGCTTACTCCAATTAGCATGTATTCTTTAAAGCTCAGTCACTTCAGTTCTGCAGTAATGCATCTGGATTATTTTTGCCATAAAAATAGCTGGGCACCACCAGAATACTGCTTGTATTCAACCACAAGTCAGGATGGGAAAATACTCTTGGTGTACAAGGTGCTTATTTCTAGTATTGCCGATGATTCTCAGAGTTATTTCATGCCAGAAAAACTCTGTACAACAGTAGAAGATGCAAAGGAATTGGCAGCACAGTTCACACTTTTACATCTAGGTAAGCATAAACATTTTTGATTATGTATGAAGAACTGGAGCTAGAAAAGTTACTTTTAAATGGTTCTTGGTATATGTATCTTGGTGCACATGTATGTTTTGTAAAAAGTAGTCTGCAGAAGGCTTGGTTCTTGTGTCATTTGAGTCTGGACCATTAGATGAGAGCACCAAGAAAGCACTCTAAGTATCTAAACAGTCCAGTGCCAGGGTAATTTTTGCTTACATTCATCTACAGGAATGTATAAGGAAGAATTAGATGACATGTAAGTAACTTAGGTTTAAGGTCATCTGTGAGATGATTACAATGCTgaaaatttttttgaaagtCTGTGTTCTAGCATCTTCATttatatattttgctttttttaaaaatcagaatgcaACTACTAGAAGAGGAAAGTTTTTCTATTATAAAATTGAGCAGgggggtgggatttttttctttggttgggTTTATTCCCTCACCTGTTCTAATTTTGGTGAATTGGAAAAGTGATTGCAGTACACTGTTAAAATAGTGTTACCATTCTTCTCTTCCTAATACTGCTACTTAGCACTTGTTCTTCAAGTCTCTTGAGATGTATGTAGGCTGTGGTGAGGTTTCTCCTTTGGATGAGTTCATAATAGCAGACTTATTTCAGGCTCGGCTGTGATGCCTTTTTTTTGCAATGCATGACTAAAATGTAAACAAGCTTCTTGCTTACgttctttcttctccttgggTTTGGACTTGGTGTGGCCAAAAGGTCTTAGAGGAAGAAGAACCTCTGAAGCTCAAAGCCTTATACATTGTGTCCACTTCAGCAGTGGTGTGCTGGGTTTACATTATTGGGACACCTCTAGAAGGTGATGCTTTCATATGGCCAAAGTGATTTTGAATAATAAGTGGCTAAATATCTGTGTCTGGTTTTGTACACACAGCATTTGACTAGTGTCTGTTTCCATATTTTTCTAGCTAGGAAAATTAGGGCCATGCCATTATAACCCATGTAATCCTAAACACAAAGATAAAAAGGGTACTAAACTCAAAATAGTGTTGTGAAGCTCTTCTTAAAAGAAGAATAAGGACAGTTGCAGGTTTTGTGTTTGACCACATGTACCTGCCCAGTTTGCTTCTTTCATTACCTATTTTCTCTCCTGTACTTCTCTGGGAAAGAATCAAGGGAACAATTAAAGTTAGATTAAGAGTGATTATTCACAGCTGTGGGCAAATCCTGATGcagactatttaaaaaaaaataagaaagtatGTGTTGAGATTTTTATCTCCTGAGTTACAATTACAAATTATAACTGTagggaaaatgttttaaagtggATTTAAATTAATAGAATTCTAAAACTTTTTCTGCTTGATGTGCCATACAATCACAGTTAGTGTGAATTGGTATTTAGCAGAGTTCCCAAATACCAGGTTTGCTTTTTACAGCTGTCTGCCTAATGGCCTAGTGCTAGTAATGCCGTCTTGCTGTCTTTGAATaacacttattttttcttttgatggcCTCTGTGCATTCTGGTTTGTGAGAATTTGGGCCTGCAAAGAATATGCAGAGCCCTGATTTGAAGCAAACGTGTACAAGGCTGACTTTTGAAAGATACACGTCTTTCATGTTGATTAAAAACCCCCTTTTTGATTTGGCATTGTTGTGATGCTGAAACATAGCCTTAGGGAGTCTAAAAGTACAATTTCCTTTCCCAATCTAATCTAAAGAAGTTGTCTCTGTTCAGTTCAATATATATTCTGTGTTGAAAGAAATATCTACAGGTAAAGATGATTTGCTAGATGTGACAGAGTCCTTCCTTCTCATGGAAGTGTTGAATGATGCTGATGTTGCTGATGGATGTATGGGTTGTGGTTTTTCTTTGGGGTTTGCGGGTTTTgtctggggtggttttttttgataACTAGCAGTGATTTGAGAAAAGTCTGAGTGTGTTTCTTGGAAGCAACTCACTATAAACATAAGTGTACAAAGATGATATAGGGGCTAATTCTTTTTGGTAAGTAACTTCTCTTACAGGAACCTAATTTTTTGGCCATTTAATTTTTGATAATGTGTACAGGAGGTTGGGTTTTGCtgttacttttctttttaaagaatataGATGTTCTAAGGTAAGTAAATGAGAAAGGGCTGCTTTGGTTAATAATCTCAAGGCAttctggctttttaaaattttttctttttgtggtatgtatttctgtatttcctttcaCACATTACAGAATACTTGATTTTTACCAAGTATTATATAGTACTGGTGCACGGCAGACCTGAGCAGACAGCACTATAACAACTAACCACTTGGTGTCACctgaatattttgaaaaagatGGTTTTTAGAAAACATGATTGTTCCCTGACAGCAGAAAACTATGCTGACAGGGAACAATCAACAGCCACAAATGGTAGGATGTTTGAAAAGAATACAGAAGTTGCTGGCTTTGTTTAGCAAATACAGATGATAAGTGGTAATTCatggtttggaggttttttgtgATCTTTAGAAAGGCTCAGAATGTAGTATAAGAAGTTTTTTAACAGTATGAATTTAGAAGTCTGAAATATTTATCAGATGACTTACACATAATGGTTTTTCTTACAGCCCCTGAGCAAGCATATATAACATTGCTGTCCCTGAATGCAGCATGGTGGGATAGTAAAGGTGAGTAAGCCTCTCAGGATTGTTCATTGTGGCTTTTTACCCTCTGAGAGACATTGTCTTAGCTGCACTGTTTGCACTGTTAGAGAAGTTGTACTTTCCTCACAGACACAGCTCTAAAGTGGCTTGTAGAGATTCTCTGTTGCTTTTTCCAAAGGAGACCATACCTCTCCTATACCTGCTGATGGATCACGCAGTCTGATGTTCTTGTTGGTTGTGCAGCACAAAGAAGGTTATGGCTTTTATTCCTAAAATGACTCTTGAGTTATTTTTTCAGTCATGTCTTAATTATTTGCCTTTCCAGCTTGGGTTCAAATTTATGTACAAAAGTGGTACATAAGTTTATGTACAAAAGTGGTACACAGTTTCACGTAAAAGAGACTATTGTCTCCTCTGACTTTTTTTTGAATATGCTATTGTGGATGAATTTAAGTATGTATATCTGTCACTTCTGAgacctctctctttttttttttttttggagtgcTGTGAGAATGGTTTTTGAAAGCTTATAAGGCAGTTTGAAAATGGCATTAAATCCATGCTGTGTGTTAACTTTACTGCTGGAAGTTTCCAATCCCAGGCACACAAAACATTTCCCAAAGGTTCAGTTATTTTTCGGCTGCTGCTAATGGACAGGGAACACAGATTTTGGAAATCTTGGTCTGTGTAAGAGAACTTGGAAAAGAGTAAGTTAGACAGACACAACAATGTTGGACTGACTTTATCTGTGGAATAACTTATCTGCCTTTTGTAGAGTCAGTCACTTCAAAGCAGGATATAATTGACATGTTTTCTTCTACTCCACTGATGATCGCAATGAATTTGGGTTTTGTCTATGCAGAGTACATGAGGCAGAACTTGGTGCTTAGTTGAGCGTAGACTCTAAGGTGGTAAATATGCAATATGAATGACTGCTGCTATAGTATGTATAATGTATGTAGCTAAGATAGCTCAGAACAATGACCTAATATGCACTTGAGGGTTGTCTGCATTGATATTTTGCACTCAGTGAAGGTGAAACAAAGGCTTGTGTATATAACAaaggtgtgtgtatatatggTGAGAAAATGCATTCAGTACTGAAGAATGGGGTCTCTTAAAACTATAAagctctcaggaaaaaaaaccctttgagCATTTGACTATAAAGTTTCTTAATTATTTTGAGTTAGTATTagtgctgcagaggagagggaaaagcacaGCATTGGTATAAGACTCTGAATGCTTTCGTTATACCATTATCTTAATCGTTAAGTCCATCTTGAAACTGATAATGCAGTATGTTTGCTGAAATCAAAGCCgctttcctccccctcccctctcttTCCACAGCCAACTGTACACCCTACTTGGTTTGAATATCCCTGAAGAAGAGGAGTTTGGAATTTATTGCTTTGGATCttgtaatgaaaagaaaaagaacaccCCACTGATACGTAATTACTGGAAATTCACATTCCATGTTTATTGATGAATAATTCTTCAAAGCATGTGTATTAAGTATTTCAATTTAAAGATTAGTGAAATTGAATGTTAAATTGTTTTGGTTAGTTTGATTAAATTTGGGTTTTGAAATATAATTtgtttaaaagatttttattaCCTGTAATAGCCTATACAGCAGTAATTTATATTTAGTGTTGAAACAATTTGCCACAATTCCTATTCTTGTATTTTCACACAGAATTTTTCAGCTTCTATTGTAtgtaataaaatttaaacaaatgttaaaaaaatcccaccaacaAAACAATGAACACCATTCTAGCAATCATAAACCTCCATAATATGAGACTTCCACACCATCTGCAATTTTGCTTCCATTAACTTGATGCAAAATTTGATAGGAAGAACATGACTAATAAAATTTTTGCTTCTGATCTAGCAGTACATCGATGGAAAACTGGTATTTTGAAGGACTTTACATGAATGTACCATCAGGCTACATTGCTGTAGTCGTAGCACTAAGGTTCAATACCTTAGTTAATTCTTAGAGacaaaaacaggcaaaaaaaaaatcttgacagATACAGATTACATGTGCTTTTATGTACAGCTCACTAGGTTGTGTTTCCTGTTGTTAGCACCTCCCTGTTGGGACAAACGTGTGCTTTCATATTCATAAAGGCCTTACTTTAATCCAGGCTGTCCCTTGAAACCAGCACCTGTGCTTGCCTGTGGTAGCCATGTGGAACAGCAGCTTGCTCACTTTCTAATCAGGCCGTGTTCTTCTTAAAAAACATTGTTTAGCATTAAACTGAAAATAGttgttgatttttaaaatcagatatATGTAATTCATTTTGAGTGAgccatctttatttttattgtgacTATTTGGCATTTCTCAGTCAAGTGCTTTATTTATTgaatgacaaaataaaacaaccttTTTTTAACCTTCTTAAAAATCTGAAACTAATACTGTAGGCATTCTTATTTTTGGAATTTTATACCTAGTTTCAGTTCATTGACAAGGATTGGACCAGGTGGTTAAAATGTCTAAGGGCCTCACCTCTGCAAGTATTGTTTGTAAGCTGTTGTATCTGGAAATTTTGTCAGAAAGGAATATTATGTAGACAGAAAACAATGCAATGGAAAGATTTCAAgttgaataatttttcttaaaagcaatCAACTGTTGTGGTCCACTATGTATTTTGGTTCAGTGTATTTCATCACCATATTAAATTGTCCTTTTTGCTGTTAATTTAGGTGCAGTTACagcaatttcatttcatttgcatttgATATTAGCTACCTAATAATTCTTTTACATGTTGCAATTTCTAATGTTGAAATAATGTGTTTGACTTCTGTATGCGAATTaacatttatattaaatttatgCTGTTCATACTTGGTGtgtgtaaaagaaaaataaattattttagacATGGTACTTTCACAAACTTACTTTGCTTTCTGTAATAAACCTTTGGCCAGAGCTCCAGTGCTTTCCTGAACAAAAGGAAGGGTGATTAAGGGGCTGAGTGAggacttaaaaaagaaaagtaattattGGAAGGCAAGTTAGTTGATTAGCTTTTATCGCATGTGAATGTTGTTAAAAGGTTAGGATTTCCTAAAAAATTCATGAGGAAAGGCAACAGGGAACTTGTTTAATCTATGTTTAAAACCAAGTGGTTCCTAAggccaagaaaaaaatcagtttgagATAGAATTATACAGTATAAGGCTGGTAAGATACAGGGTTGgtaatttaaaagtattttcctcGCAGCCTGAGAGTTCTAGTCTACAGACTGCTGAAATaagcttcattttatttttcaagtgtcTTGATGAAGACTTAGGTTTTTGCATTTCTGATGGAAATCTGGACCCAGCAAACCAAGGTAAAATTGTTATTGTTAGCTAATTAAGGGAGCTGTGGCCCAAGGTGCACAAAGATTGCATAATACCAGTGAATGCCAGAAGAAGAGATGCAAACTAAAGTCTCCTCGGTGAACAAAAGGAGGTATGCCCAGTACTGTAGAAAGCCAGGGGGTGTAACATCCTCCTTGATCAGATTTCCAactgaggcaaaaaaacccccagtttTGCTACAAACTAGCAAATCCCATTATTACAAACGCGAGCATTTATTGTGGCAACTATTTTC
The genomic region above belongs to Molothrus aeneus isolate 106 chromosome 4, BPBGC_Maene_1.0, whole genome shotgun sequence and contains:
- the RBM46 gene encoding probable RNA-binding protein 46; this encodes MHEENKAAANGCGKIRSGGQNGAALLALMEKTGYSMVQQNGQRKFGGPPPGWEGPPPPRGCEVFVGKIPRDMYEDELVPVFERAGKIYELRLMMEFSGENRGYAFVMYTTKEEAQLAIKILNNYEIRPGKFIGVCVSLDNCRLFIGAIPKDKKKEEILNEMKKVTEGVVDVIVYPNATDKTKNRGFAFVEYESHRAAAMARRRLIPGTFQPWGHTIQVDWADPEKVVDEETMQRVKVLYVRNLMISTTEDKIKAEFNKFKPGVVERVKKLRDYAFVHFFHREDAVAAMSIMNGKCIDGASIEVTLAKPVNKESPWKQHFNGQISPSSENLLGFPNKDDGTQKSLGKPAGLSVRLNGQHSPSPPEVERSTYPIFPGIKLTPISMYSLKLSHFSSAVMHLDYFCHKNSWAPPEYCLYSTTSQDGKILLVYKVLISSIADDSQSYFMPEKLCTTVEDAKELAAQFTLLHLAPEQAYITLLSLNAAWWDSKANCTPYLV